A single genomic interval of Argonema galeatum A003/A1 harbors:
- a CDS encoding iron uptake porin — protein sequence MQKLFWQALLVSPAILMAGCVISTSALAQEVHENVELPSSNFQEEAIDLGTELMGFPASVLSLDSIHRQQVSTKLLKDEVKTPAASVSHPGEPINPQSVPANAVKNETIAQMISFPVVSESLWPQRGNPTPNPSPSHGEGRRREGQRGKTNNSDADGFDMTSLSQLSGEPINPQPVPMKNSGMAQVTPVSQLSGEATNSQPVPVQKGGMAQVTSVSQLSDVQPTDWAFQALQSLVERYGCIEGYPDRTYRGNRALTRYEFAAGLNSCLNRIQELIAAAGGGGVTQEDMETLRRLQEQFKAELSTLRGRVDALEARTARLEAQQFSTTTKLGGFVSFNITNATIGGGDRVRAEGFNVFATQRLPNGTPFVRTEDNPETTFSYLAWLTFNTSFTGKDALVTRIGAGNGFSPANLLVSAGQFNTTGTPFLDQTVGPTENDVVLAELFYSFPVGDQLRVTVGPRINFYRHFDGNPFTIPINGASTFNSINSTLLTYTKRGSGAVVEWNLSKQFEFRAGYLVENIEFFSGTRPASDPNRGLFNGADTITAELTFKPSRTANIRLLYQRSNLPQNQNGQIAFQPVVGTADDGFGGRVHDATSDTFGVNLSWLITKHFGIFGRYYYSSTHIEPIADNREEGDINAQNIQAGLAFPDLGKPGALATVSFVIPYDVLDGRKFLVAGGGNGGTQYDIELNYFYPVSPNIAIVPAFYIIQNINNFDDNPTVFIGNLRTEFRF from the coding sequence ATGCAAAAACTTTTTTGGCAGGCTTTATTAGTCAGCCCAGCAATTTTAATGGCTGGCTGTGTAATTTCTACTTCGGCTCTAGCACAGGAAGTTCACGAGAATGTTGAGCTACCCAGCAGCAACTTCCAGGAGGAAGCCATTGACTTGGGTACAGAGTTAATGGGATTTCCCGCCAGCGTTCTCTCCTTGGATTCAATTCATCGCCAACAAGTTTCAACCAAACTTTTAAAGGATGAGGTAAAGACACCGGCAGCTTCTGTTTCCCATCCTGGAGAACCAATTAATCCCCAGTCAGTTCCCGCCAATGCGGTAAAAAATGAGACGATCGCCCAAATGATATCGTTTCCGGTTGTGTCTGAATCATTATGGCCGCAGAGGGGCAACCCCACCCCCAACCCCTCCCCGTCCCACGGGGAGGGGAGAAGGAGAGAGGGGCAGAGGGGAAAAACGAACAATTCCGACGCAGACGGATTTGATATGACTTCCCTTTCACAGCTGTCTGGCGAACCAATTAATCCCCAACCAGTTCCGATGAAAAACAGCGGCATGGCGCAGGTGACACCCGTTTCACAGCTGTCTGGGGAAGCAACTAATTCCCAACCAGTTCCGGTGCAAAAGGGCGGCATGGCGCAGGTGACTTCGGTTTCTCAGCTGTCTGACGTTCAACCTACCGACTGGGCATTCCAAGCACTGCAATCTCTGGTAGAACGCTACGGTTGTATTGAAGGTTATCCCGATCGCACTTATCGCGGCAACCGCGCCCTGACTCGCTACGAATTTGCCGCTGGCTTAAATTCTTGCCTAAACCGAATACAAGAATTAATTGCCGCAGCAGGCGGCGGCGGAGTCACTCAAGAGGACATGGAAACGCTACGACGGTTGCAAGAGCAATTTAAAGCTGAACTCAGCACACTGCGCGGTCGCGTGGACGCACTGGAAGCACGCACAGCTCGACTGGAAGCCCAGCAATTTTCTACCACCACCAAACTAGGTGGTTTTGTTTCCTTCAACATCACAAACGCCACTATTGGTGGGGGCGATCGTGTGAGGGCCGAAGGATTTAACGTTTTCGCCACCCAGCGCCTTCCGAACGGTACACCGTTTGTCCGAACAGAAGATAACCCCGAAACCACCTTCAGCTATCTAGCGTGGTTAACGTTCAACACTTCCTTCACCGGGAAAGACGCACTCGTAACTCGGATAGGGGCTGGAAATGGATTTTCCCCAGCGAATCTGCTTGTTTCGGCGGGTCAGTTCAACACCACAGGTACACCTTTTCTCGATCAAACGGTTGGCCCGACTGAAAATGATGTGGTACTAGCCGAATTGTTCTACAGCTTTCCAGTTGGCGATCAGTTGCGCGTGACGGTTGGGCCAAGGATAAACTTTTATCGCCACTTTGACGGCAATCCTTTCACCATTCCAATCAATGGTGCAAGTACTTTTAACTCAATTAACAGTACCCTTTTAACTTACACCAAGCGCGGTTCTGGAGCTGTCGTAGAGTGGAACCTCAGCAAGCAATTTGAATTTCGGGCTGGCTATCTGGTGGAAAATATTGAATTTTTCTCCGGTACTCGCCCAGCATCCGATCCAAACAGAGGTTTGTTTAACGGTGCCGATACAATAACGGCTGAACTAACATTTAAACCCTCTAGAACTGCCAACATTCGCCTGCTGTATCAGCGTTCTAATCTTCCCCAAAATCAAAATGGTCAAATTGCCTTTCAGCCTGTTGTTGGGACGGCAGATGATGGTTTTGGCGGGCGCGTTCACGATGCAACTTCCGATACCTTCGGTGTTAACCTCAGTTGGTTGATTACCAAGCATTTTGGTATCTTCGGACGCTATTACTATTCGAGTACCCACATAGAGCCGATCGCAGATAACAGGGAAGAAGGAGATATCAATGCACAAAATATCCAGGCTGGACTTGCCTTCCCAGACTTGGGCAAGCCAGGGGCTCTAGCAACGGTGTCATTTGTTATACCCTATGATGTTTTAGATGGTCGCAAGTTTTTGGTGGCGGGTGGTGGCAATGGCGGTACTCAATACGACATTGAATTGAATTACTTCTACCCGGTAAGTCCGAATATTGCCATTGTTCCAGCTTTTTATATCATCCAAAATATTAACAACTTTGATGATAATCCCACTGTGTTTATAGGCAATTTGCGAACTGAATTTCGTTTCTAA
- a CDS encoding GFA family protein codes for MTQEKPGTYEGGCHCGAVRFRVVVDKHEADECNCSICKKKGFLHLIVPPEKFTMLSGDDVLTTYRFNTGVAKHMFCSICGIHSFYRPRSHPNDFDVNVLCLDGNVLSKFRIIPFDGANWEENIEQLRSRVQPSSEIEQ; via the coding sequence ATGACCCAAGAAAAACCTGGAACCTACGAAGGTGGCTGTCACTGCGGTGCAGTTCGCTTTCGGGTGGTTGTTGACAAGCACGAAGCCGACGAATGCAACTGTTCTATCTGCAAAAAAAAGGGTTTTTTGCATCTGATTGTGCCACCAGAAAAGTTTACCATGCTAAGTGGTGACGATGTTTTGACAACCTACAGATTTAACACAGGCGTTGCCAAACATATGTTTTGCAGTATTTGTGGCATTCACAGCTTTTATCGACCGCGATCGCATCCCAACGACTTCGATGTGAATGTGCTATGTCTGGATGGCAACGTGCTGTCAAAATTTCGCATCATTCCCTTCGACGGAGCCAATTGGGAGGAAAATATAGAACAGCTGCGATCGCGAGTGCAACCATCTAGTGAAATAGAGCAGTAG
- a CDS encoding NblA/ycf18 family protein yields the protein MNSPIELSLEQQFSIFSFKNQVEKMNHEQAQEFLVKLYEQMMVREATYKNLLKHQWGLEPTAQFE from the coding sequence ATGAATTCACCAATCGAACTGTCTCTCGAACAACAATTCAGCATCTTTTCCTTTAAAAATCAGGTCGAGAAAATGAACCACGAGCAAGCGCAGGAATTTTTGGTTAAGCTCTATGAGCAAATGATGGTAAGGGAAGCGACTTACAAGAATCTCCTGAAGCACCAATGGGGTTTAGAACCAACTGCTCAGTTTGAATAG
- a CDS encoding serine/threonine protein kinase, whose translation MNITTGKALQNGKYVLDAAIGQGGFGITYKATHTYLGQTVVIKTLHDNLRRHEDFDRFQEQFIAEAQRLAKCQHPNIVRVLDFFEEGGQSFIVMDYIPGPTLAESIKQGQPLAEAQAIHYIRQIGSALSVVHHNGLLHRDVKPQNIIRREGTESVILIDFGIAREFTPGVTQTHTGILSAGYAPIEQYLPRGRRSPATDIYALAATLYCLLTGQPPVPAALRDRIPLPNPRQLRPNLSPAVEQAILRGLDMEADRRPQTVAAWLNLLPNTASQIGEPTLSFFSTTQPPTNGEVEQEPFNGQKTSKRWGIRILGITAGLAAIVGTSFGLTLRFGNAGKPLLQQEQSFPPTNNWPTVEPTTPPSATPEPKERSNSGIDSPPNSRSNSQPNIPVVKENSTTGTRRSRLKLRVRSYPVPQKPSPQPTATPQSALAPVAPMPTISPEPEAPIQPAVATPTPIPAETPAVTEAPATQAAPPVTPTNPEPAPATEPSNSQPPVVQPLPPIPASESVAPSVEPSQQP comes from the coding sequence ATGAACATAACGACTGGCAAAGCACTTCAAAATGGCAAGTACGTTCTTGATGCCGCTATTGGCCAGGGTGGATTTGGCATCACCTATAAAGCCACCCACACCTATCTCGGTCAAACTGTTGTGATCAAAACTCTGCATGATAATCTTCGCCGCCACGAAGATTTTGACAGATTTCAGGAGCAATTTATCGCCGAAGCCCAGCGACTAGCAAAATGCCAGCATCCTAACATTGTCAGGGTGCTGGATTTTTTTGAGGAGGGTGGGCAGTCTTTCATCGTCATGGATTATATTCCAGGGCCAACGCTGGCCGAATCGATTAAACAAGGTCAGCCCTTAGCTGAAGCCCAAGCTATTCACTACATTCGTCAAATTGGCTCAGCTTTAAGCGTTGTTCATCACAATGGGCTACTGCATCGGGATGTTAAACCTCAAAACATCATCCGACGGGAAGGAACAGAGTCGGTAATCCTGATTGATTTTGGAATTGCCCGCGAATTTACGCCGGGAGTTACTCAAACTCATACGGGTATTTTGTCAGCTGGGTATGCGCCGATCGAACAATATCTACCACGAGGTAGGCGCAGTCCAGCCACGGATATTTATGCTCTGGCGGCGACTCTCTATTGCCTGCTAACGGGTCAACCGCCTGTGCCAGCAGCGTTGCGCGATCGCATTCCCCTGCCGAACCCAAGGCAACTCCGCCCCAATCTCAGCCCAGCCGTTGAGCAAGCGATTTTGCGGGGTTTAGATATGGAAGCCGATCGCCGTCCGCAAACTGTTGCCGCATGGTTAAATCTGCTGCCCAATACAGCATCCCAGATCGGCGAACCCACGCTATCCTTTTTCTCCACCACTCAGCCACCGACAAATGGCGAAGTCGAACAGGAGCCTTTTAATGGCCAAAAGACATCCAAACGTTGGGGAATAAGAATTTTAGGAATTACGGCGGGACTGGCGGCGATCGTCGGGACAAGTTTCGGCTTAACGCTGCGCTTTGGTAACGCTGGAAAACCCCTGTTGCAGCAAGAACAGTCTTTTCCACCCACCAATAACTGGCCGACGGTAGAACCCACGACTCCACCGTCAGCAACTCCAGAACCAAAGGAGCGATCGAACTCTGGGATCGACTCGCCACCAAATTCGCGATCGAACTCTCAACCAAACATCCCTGTCGTTAAGGAAAACTCCACAACCGGAACGCGACGTTCTAGACTAAAATTGAGAGTCCGATCGTATCCTGTACCTCAGAAACCTTCGCCCCAACCAACGGCAACCCCTCAATCGGCTCTAGCACCAGTCGCACCAATGCCAACAATTTCGCCAGAGCCAGAAGCACCAATTCAGCCTGCTGTTGCTACTCCCACGCCCATTCCTGCTGAGACTCCCGCCGTCACAGAAGCGCCAGCAACCCAAGCCGCCCCTCCTGTGACTCCAACCAACCCCGAACCAGCACCAGCTACGGAGCCATCTAATTCCCAACCGCCAGTTGTCCAGCCATTACCTCCAATACCCGCCTCAGAATCCGTAGCCCCATCTGTGGAACCATCTCAACAGCCTTAG
- a CDS encoding DUF6825 family protein — translation MSHNLVHAFFVGRAVADALYEQLEQAFTNTLSELGKFDAEQRERMREFTEQALERANRAEEIAVRGRTTTAIVPLGSQPTDLQATIDELRAEIAQLRSELQRYRSRSV, via the coding sequence ATGAGTCATAATCTCGTTCATGCCTTTTTTGTCGGCAGAGCGGTTGCCGACGCCCTCTACGAGCAGCTAGAGCAAGCCTTTACCAACACCCTGAGCGAACTTGGCAAATTTGATGCCGAGCAACGCGAGCGGATGCGGGAATTCACCGAGCAAGCTCTAGAACGAGCTAACCGAGCCGAAGAAATTGCTGTGCGGGGGCGAACCACTACTGCGATCGTCCCCCTGGGTTCGCAACCGACAGACTTGCAAGCAACGATTGATGAACTTAGGGCAGAAATTGCTCAATTACGGTCAGAATTGCAACGCTATCGCAGCCGTTCTGTTTAA
- a CDS encoding PP2C family protein-serine/threonine phosphatase — translation MKSRCTGLSDPGLVRPVNQDAFYIDPDGRFFIVADGMGGHAGGEEASWIATDAIKSYLNEYWDSQEESPVLVEAAFWKANQAIVQDQREHPERSDMGTTAVVVLFRKEQALVAHVGDSRLYRLRAEKLEKITEDHTWVARALKSGVLSPSQARVHPWRHMLSQCVGREDLGQVEIQSLDVEVGDRLLLCSDGLTEELSDLAIASYLQSPLCETAAMDLIEAAKEQGGRDNITTIVVAIE, via the coding sequence ATGAAAAGTCGCTGCACGGGTCTTTCTGACCCCGGACTCGTTCGTCCGGTGAACCAGGATGCTTTTTATATTGACCCGGATGGGCGATTCTTTATCGTGGCAGATGGGATGGGCGGACACGCCGGGGGTGAAGAAGCAAGCTGGATCGCTACCGACGCGATTAAGTCCTACTTAAACGAATATTGGGATTCTCAAGAGGAATCCCCAGTACTGGTGGAGGCAGCTTTCTGGAAGGCAAATCAGGCTATTGTCCAGGATCAGCGGGAACACCCAGAACGATCGGATATGGGCACAACGGCGGTGGTAGTTCTGTTCCGAAAGGAACAGGCTTTAGTAGCTCATGTGGGTGATTCTCGTCTGTACCGACTGCGAGCCGAAAAGCTGGAAAAAATTACTGAAGATCATACTTGGGTGGCGCGAGCTCTCAAAAGTGGTGTCCTCAGTCCGTCACAGGCTAGGGTTCATCCTTGGCGGCATATGTTATCTCAATGTGTGGGGCGCGAGGATTTAGGTCAGGTGGAGATACAATCCCTGGATGTGGAAGTGGGCGATCGCCTCCTGCTGTGCAGCGATGGACTGACGGAAGAACTCTCCGATCTCGCGATCGCTTCCTACCTCCAGTCACCTTTGTGTGAAACAGCCGCTATGGATCTCATTGAGGCTGCTAAGGAACAAGGCGGTCGAGACAACATCACGACGATCGTTGTGGCCATTGAATAG
- a CDS encoding serine/threonine protein kinase produces MTDPNIGRLLDNRYQLVELVGTGAMGRVYRANDVLLGGVPVAVKFLSLTIQNPKLRLQERFEREAKTCALLGQKSLHIVRVMDYGVDENKTPFYVMEYLQGESLSEVIRSRAITLPKFLALARQISLGLECAHQGIPVDGEICPIIHRDIKPSNILVIQDASLGQLAKVLDFGIAKLRQADSDQTSYYLGTLAYSSPEQMEGKELDNRSDIYSLGVLMFEMLTGKMPLQAETHSFGGWYKVHHFQQPRSFESVNPNLKVPKALENLVMSCLAKEPGSRPNDVGEILKALEPLEQRFHTGRQLGERIEPTPVNAPLATESKPHALAIPSKLQPVATPSKSQHPPSLDEIESLVRQQTWPSNKPLAQIVFAHSLSASLETLATLWVMLKKEDIQKRHVCKRYNQFLFLMSPHPMLMWITALYTREAGPKWLRCYLDMKTAQGEEMTKLLGEKGRYWVLLFALEEHKNCMHAMSVRIAPSQCQLLQQWVKTSQTLMSVGSPKMSKELLNAQFEKIKPQIVTKLEGNSSLNLQD; encoded by the coding sequence ATGACAGATCCGAACATTGGTCGCTTACTTGACAATCGCTATCAGCTTGTGGAGTTGGTGGGAACCGGGGCTATGGGTCGGGTTTATCGCGCCAATGATGTTTTACTGGGAGGCGTACCCGTCGCCGTTAAGTTTCTTTCTCTCACGATTCAAAATCCGAAGTTGCGGTTGCAAGAGCGCTTTGAGCGAGAAGCCAAAACCTGTGCTTTGTTAGGCCAAAAAAGTCTCCACATTGTCAGAGTGATGGATTATGGCGTAGACGAGAATAAAACCCCCTTCTACGTCATGGAATACCTCCAGGGAGAGAGCCTTAGCGAAGTTATTCGCTCCCGCGCTATTACTTTACCTAAGTTTTTGGCTCTGGCACGCCAAATCTCTTTGGGATTGGAGTGCGCCCACCAAGGTATCCCTGTAGACGGCGAAATCTGCCCCATTATCCACCGAGACATCAAACCCAGCAATATTTTGGTAATTCAAGACGCCAGTCTTGGACAGTTGGCTAAGGTTCTTGACTTTGGGATTGCTAAACTGCGTCAGGCAGACAGCGATCAAACGAGCTATTATTTGGGCACTTTGGCTTATTCCTCTCCAGAACAAATGGAAGGAAAGGAACTTGACAATCGTTCGGACATTTACAGTCTGGGCGTGCTGATGTTTGAAATGCTCACGGGTAAGATGCCTCTACAGGCCGAAACTCACTCGTTTGGGGGTTGGTACAAAGTCCATCACTTCCAGCAACCGCGCTCTTTTGAGTCAGTTAACCCAAATTTAAAAGTGCCAAAGGCGTTGGAAAATTTGGTGATGAGCTGCTTGGCAAAGGAACCGGGCTCCCGCCCCAACGATGTCGGTGAAATCCTCAAAGCGTTGGAACCTTTAGAACAACGCTTCCATACGGGTAGGCAACTCGGTGAGCGCATTGAACCAACCCCGGTTAACGCGCCCTTAGCAACGGAATCAAAACCCCATGCCCTAGCAATCCCATCAAAACTCCAGCCGGTAGCAACCCCATCAAAATCCCAGCATCCCCCCTCGCTTGATGAAATCGAGAGTCTCGTTCGACAACAAACCTGGCCGAGCAACAAACCTCTAGCCCAAATTGTGTTTGCTCATTCCTTATCCGCTAGCCTGGAAACTTTGGCCACTCTATGGGTGATGTTAAAAAAAGAAGATATTCAGAAGCGTCATGTTTGCAAACGCTACAATCAATTCTTATTTTTAATGTCTCCCCATCCCATGCTGATGTGGATTACAGCGCTTTACACTCGCGAAGCAGGCCCAAAGTGGCTTCGCTGCTACTTGGATATGAAAACCGCCCAAGGCGAAGAGATGACAAAACTGTTAGGGGAAAAAGGTCGCTACTGGGTGTTGTTATTTGCTTTGGAGGAACATAAAAATTGTATGCACGCCATGAGTGTTAGGATAGCCCCCTCCCAATGCCAATTGCTACAACAGTGGGTTAAGACCAGTCAGACATTGATGTCGGTAGGCTCGCCTAAGATGAGTAAAGAGCTGCTTAATGCCCAATTCGAGAAGATAAAGCCCCAGATTGTCACGAAACTGGAAGGAAATTCATCCTTGAACCTACAAGACTAA
- a CDS encoding S-layer protein, whose product MTIDQNLSNPKLMQLRIIAIVALLSPLWLATFAQAQNTEPLRSQRQTTQAQPTAEQVLNACVQDRADTLPIPFTDVSPNDWAFKAVMNLYYCGAIGPNTPPEVIERLRNNQRKADFSS is encoded by the coding sequence ATGACCATTGACCAAAATCTTTCTAACCCTAAGCTTATGCAATTAAGAATTATCGCGATCGTAGCACTGTTGTCTCCCCTTTGGTTAGCAACTTTTGCTCAAGCCCAAAACACCGAACCACTTAGGTCACAAAGACAGACAACTCAAGCTCAACCAACAGCAGAACAAGTTCTTAACGCTTGCGTACAAGACCGTGCAGACACCCTGCCAATTCCTTTCACCGATGTGTCGCCCAACGACTGGGCTTTCAAAGCAGTAATGAACTTATATTACTGCGGTGCGATCGGTCCCAATACTCCACCCGAAGTCATAGAACGGCTGAGAAACAATCAAAGAAAAGCAGATTTTTCAAGTTAA
- a CDS encoding NAD(P)/FAD-dependent oxidoreductase, with protein MKTYDWIVIGGGITGAALSYELTKKGFDVLLLEQYATHAPQNATRYSYGGLAYWSGTTELTRQLCAEGIDRNRILSQELDIDTQFRELDLILTVDVDDDPEKVAAAYSHFAIPPRLLSVEEACAIEPLLNPDAISGALTVKHGYINPQLTAEGYCQAAIRAGGERQIGRVLGFIQEGDRILGVKTNAETYHSANVVVCAGGFSRQLLKDAGISARLYFTHAELIETPPVDIQLNTLVMPAQMKRFQLEAQASTSEIDNLWDEPGHEPVPPILDAGIVQFKDGTMRLGQISRTLTDPYAKIDPLASEAAIRAQVGKVLPALGKLPGTWHHCLVAFSHNRLPVVGKLPGVEGVYIFSGFSNPLVFVPPLAQRFAAHCAGEEDPIIDRLAIAF; from the coding sequence ATGAAAACTTACGATTGGATTGTGATCGGCGGCGGTATAACAGGTGCGGCACTAAGCTACGAACTAACGAAAAAAGGCTTTGACGTACTATTATTAGAACAATACGCTACTCATGCCCCACAGAATGCCACTCGCTATAGCTACGGCGGTCTGGCATACTGGTCTGGGACAACAGAATTGACTCGCCAACTCTGCGCGGAGGGAATCGATCGCAATCGCATTCTCTCCCAAGAGTTGGACATCGATACCCAGTTTCGGGAATTAGACTTGATCCTGACTGTTGATGTCGATGACGACCCCGAAAAAGTGGCTGCTGCTTATAGCCACTTCGCGATTCCGCCCAGGTTACTCAGTGTAGAAGAAGCTTGTGCGATCGAACCACTGCTGAATCCCGATGCTATTAGCGGTGCTTTGACAGTCAAACACGGCTACATCAACCCGCAATTAACTGCCGAAGGCTACTGTCAAGCGGCGATTCGCGCTGGGGGAGAGAGGCAGATTGGGCGGGTGTTGGGATTTATACAAGAAGGCGATCGCATTTTGGGAGTAAAAACCAACGCCGAAACTTACCACAGCGCCAATGTTGTCGTCTGTGCCGGTGGTTTTAGCCGACAGTTACTCAAAGATGCTGGTATCTCAGCACGTCTGTACTTTACTCATGCCGAACTGATAGAAACCCCTCCAGTTGATATCCAGCTAAACACCTTAGTGATGCCAGCCCAGATGAAACGCTTTCAACTAGAAGCCCAGGCTAGCACATCAGAAATTGATAATTTATGGGATGAACCCGGTCACGAACCAGTACCGCCAATTTTAGACGCTGGGATTGTTCAGTTTAAAGATGGCACAATGAGGCTGGGACAAATCAGTCGCACTCTCACCGACCCCTATGCCAAAATAGATCCACTTGCGAGTGAAGCTGCCATTCGCGCCCAAGTGGGGAAAGTGTTACCCGCGTTGGGGAAGCTGCCGGGAACGTGGCATCACTGCTTGGTTGCTTTCAGCCACAATCGCCTTCCTGTAGTTGGTAAGCTACCAGGAGTTGAAGGCGTTTACATATTCTCAGGATTCTCCAATCCTCTGGTATTCGTACCGCCCCTAGCCCAGCGATTTGCTGCCCATTGTGCGGGAGAAGAAGACCCCATCATCGATCGGTTAGCGATCGCTTTTTGA
- a CDS encoding ABC1 kinase family protein, with protein sequence MPKRDKSRPSFEKGERGEGVAPQKEIAWSRATAKSYSEKAYRWNRENYSSQRRFLDIWGFVLTLMSQLWLDSKPWSYQGGITDAKRAIRRRKQAIWIRETFLDLGPTFIKVGQLFSTRADLFPAEYVEELTKLQDKVPAFSYEQAEAIIEQDLGKKVPELYRSFDPIPLAAASLGQVHKAQLHSGEEVVAKVQRPGLVKLFTIDLEILKGITRYFQNHPDWGRGRDWLGIYEECCRILWEEIDYLNEGRNADTFRRNFRGQDWVKVPRVYWRYTSPRVLTLEYLPGIKISHYEALETAGLDRKALAKMGATAYLQQLLNDGFFHADPHPGNLAASAEGALIFYDFGMMGKIKTNVREQLMETLFGISQKNADRVVSSLVNLGALSPADDMGPVRRSIQYMLDHFMDKPFENQSVSEITDDLYEIAYDQPFRFPATFTFVMRAFSTLEGVGKGLDPEFNFMEVAKPFAMQLMSDGNGFDATNSLLGEIGRQAAQVSSTALGLPRRIEETLEKLERGDLRVRVRSTETDRVLRRLNSSQTGTTYALIISAFTLSATILLVHDKVVLAAIAALIAAAVAVALIRLLRRIDKSERML encoded by the coding sequence ATGCCGAAGCGAGATAAAAGTCGTCCGTCTTTCGAGAAGGGCGAACGTGGCGAAGGTGTTGCCCCCCAGAAGGAAATAGCCTGGTCGCGGGCTACAGCAAAATCCTATAGTGAAAAAGCCTACCGCTGGAATCGAGAAAATTACTCTAGTCAGCGCCGCTTTTTGGACATTTGGGGTTTCGTTTTAACTCTAATGTCTCAGCTATGGCTCGATAGTAAACCTTGGAGCTATCAAGGTGGAATAACGGATGCCAAACGAGCCATAAGACGCCGAAAACAAGCCATCTGGATTCGAGAAACTTTTCTGGATTTGGGCCCGACTTTCATTAAAGTCGGTCAGCTGTTCTCCACCCGTGCGGATTTGTTCCCCGCCGAGTATGTGGAGGAACTCACCAAGCTGCAAGATAAGGTGCCTGCCTTTAGCTACGAGCAAGCTGAGGCCATCATCGAACAGGATTTGGGCAAAAAAGTACCCGAACTTTACCGCAGCTTTGACCCAATTCCTCTAGCCGCAGCTAGCTTGGGACAGGTACACAAAGCCCAGCTGCATTCGGGTGAAGAAGTCGTGGCGAAGGTGCAGCGCCCCGGTCTGGTGAAGTTGTTTACGATCGATTTGGAAATTCTCAAGGGAATTACTCGCTACTTCCAAAATCATCCCGATTGGGGTCGCGGTCGAGATTGGTTGGGAATTTACGAGGAGTGCTGCCGCATTCTGTGGGAAGAGATTGATTATCTCAATGAAGGTCGCAATGCCGATACCTTCCGCCGCAACTTTCGCGGCCAGGATTGGGTAAAGGTGCCTCGCGTTTACTGGCGCTATACCTCCCCACGGGTATTAACTTTGGAATACCTGCCGGGGATTAAAATCAGTCACTACGAAGCTCTGGAAACGGCTGGGCTCGATCGTAAGGCTTTAGCTAAAATGGGTGCCACAGCTTACCTGCAACAGCTGCTCAACGATGGCTTCTTCCACGCTGACCCTCACCCAGGAAATCTTGCCGCCAGCGCAGAAGGTGCCCTGATCTTCTACGATTTCGGCATGATGGGCAAGATAAAGACCAACGTTCGCGAGCAGTTGATGGAAACGCTGTTTGGCATTTCCCAAAAAAATGCTGACCGGGTTGTTTCCTCTCTGGTGAACTTAGGTGCCCTCTCCCCTGCTGATGATATGGGGCCGGTGCGGCGATCGATCCAGTATATGCTGGATCACTTTATGGATAAGCCGTTTGAAAATCAGTCTGTGAGCGAAATTACTGATGACCTTTATGAAATTGCCTACGACCAGCCGTTTCGCTTCCCAGCTACCTTCACTTTTGTGATGCGAGCTTTCTCAACCCTGGAGGGTGTGGGGAAAGGTTTAGATCCGGAATTTAATTTTATGGAAGTTGCCAAACCTTTTGCAATGCAGCTTATGAGCGATGGAAATGGTTTCGATGCTACTAATAGCCTGCTGGGAGAAATAGGCCGTCAAGCGGCTCAAGTTAGCAGTACGGCTTTAGGCTTACCCCGCCGGATTGAGGAAACCCTAGAAAAGCTAGAGCGGGGCGATTTGCGCGTGCGGGTGCGTTCCACCGAAACAGACCGGGTTCTGCGCCGCCTCAACAGCTCGCAGACGGGAACGACTTATGCTTTAATAATCAGTGCTTTTACGCTGTCAGCAACTATCTTACTGGTTCATGATAAGGTAGTGCTGGCGGCGATCGCTGCTTTGATTGCAGCTGCTGTGGCTGTGGCTTTAATCCGGCTGCTCCGACGGATTGACAAATCGGAGCGTATGCTCTGA